The following proteins are encoded in a genomic region of Populus trichocarpa isolate Nisqually-1 chromosome 13, P.trichocarpa_v4.1, whole genome shotgun sequence:
- the LOC112326061 gene encoding germin-like protein subfamily 1 member 7 has product MEGLKFVLVFVLLALASSFASAFDPSPLQDFCVAVDETDGVFVNGKFCKDPKDVTEKDFFSSGLNIPGDTSGRVGSNVTAVNIEKIPGLNTLGISFARIDFAPYGLNPPHTHPRATEIIVVVEGTLYVGFVTSNLANGDNRLITKALKPGDVFVFPIGLIHFQFNVGKTKALAFAGLSSQNPGVITIANAVFGSDPPINPDVLAKAFQLDKKVVDYLQKAF; this is encoded by the exons ATGGAAGGGCTAAAGTTTGTACTAGTTTTTGTCCTCTTGGCTCTGGCTTCTTCATTTGCCTCTGCCTTCGATCCTAGTCCTCTTCAGGACTTCTGTGTAGCAGTGGATGAAACCGATGGTG TGTTTGTGAATGGCAAATTCTGCAAGGACCCAAAGGATGTTACTGAAAAGGATTTCTTCTCTTCTGGACTCAACATTCCAGGGGACACTTCCGGTCGTGTTGGTTCAAATGTCACTGCtgtcaatattgaaaaaattccAGGACTCAACACTCTTGGCATATCCTTCGCTCGCATTGATTTCGCTCCATATGGCCTGAACCCACCCCACACTCACCCTCGCGCCACTGAGATCATAGTAGTTGTGGAGGGTACCCTCTATGTTGGCTTTGTTACGTCAAACTTGGCTAACGGAGATAATCGCCTAATCACCAAAGCCTTAAAACCTGgagatgtttttgtgtttccaaTTGGACTCATTCATTTCCAATTCAATGTGGGAAAAACCAAAGCGCTTGCTTTCGCCGGCTTAAGCAGCCAGAACCCTGGTGTAATTACAATTGCGAATGCGGTGTTTGGATCGGATCCACCCATTAATCCTGATGTCCTCGCCAAGGCCTTCCAACTGGACAAGAAGGTTGTCGACTATCTTCAGAAAGCATTCTAG